A window of Bacillus sp. DX3.1 genomic DNA:
AAATGCGATTGACCTGCTCAACCGCATTCTCTCCACTTACTCGAACAATGGCAATTGCTCCTTCCCCAAGTGCCGTGGAAATTGCAGCAATTGTATCAAAATCCATGTCCTTTCACCTCACTTGTTTATTTCTCTCTATTTCAACATGATTTTTTCCTTCACTAAACTATTAGGATACCATAATGAACCTATCTGCAAAAGAATAATAACTCATTTTATTATGTCCTCATGTGAAAACCACTAAACTTATTCACAGTGGATAAGTTTAGTGGTTTTTAGTTATCCACATTTCATTTTTCTTTTTCAAAAAAAAACCGGTACTCAAATGAGCAACCGGTTTATTTGGAAGATATTACAACATGTCGATGTGGCTCTTTACCTTCAGAAGTTGTAATTACGTTCGGATGATTAGATAATGCTTGATGAATTATTTTTCGTTCAAAAGAAGGCATAGGTTCTAGTACAATATTTTTCTTTGTAGCCATCACTTGTTTTGCTAATCGATAAGAAAGTGATTCTAACGTATCTTTTCTTTTATTACGATAGTTTTCAGCATCAATTGTCACGCCAATATATTGCTTTGTACTACGATTCGCAACAAGTTTTGTTAAATATTGTAAAGAATTTAATGTATGACCTCTTTTTCCAATT
This region includes:
- the jag gene encoding RNA-binding cell elongation regulator Jag/EloR, whose translation is MSIITAKGQTVEKAVQEALTQLEVLRDQVDVKIVDEGKRGFLGFLGSRPAIVEVVLKKDPIQEAEQYLQSVVQEMGVDVMITKEVKGREIKFTLSGNDVGVLIGKRGHTLNSLQYLTKLVANRSTKQYIGVTIDAENYRNKRKDTLESLSYRLAKQVMATKKNIVLEPMPSFERKIIHQALSNHPNVITTSEGKEPHRHVVISSK